In the Acidobacteriota bacterium genome, CACAACAACACGCTGACGGACAACACGGCGGAATTCGGTGGCGGGGCAGCCATCGGGCCGGCCAACGATCCGGGCTCCGAAACCAGCTTCATCAACAACATCATCGTCTTCAACACGGCTACACCGAATGACGGTGGCGGTATCGCGATCTCGGGCTCCTCGGACCCCGAGATTCGTTACAACGATCTGTTCGGGAATACTCCCGACAACATCGGACTCGATAAGGTCGATGGCGACTACATCGGGTCCGACAACAACATCTCGTTGGATCCGTTGTTCGTCGATTTCAATCTGGCAACCCGAGATCTCCATCTCAGCGCTGCCAGCCCCGTCATCGACGAGGGTGACAACACGGTGGCCGGCGCCATCGATCTGGATGGCAATCCACGTGTGCAGGACGGCATCGGTGACGAGTCGGCGGTCGTCGACCTCGGCGCGTTCGAGTACGAGTTGCCGCCCCCCCCCGACGACGACAGCGACGGTATCTTCAACGACGGTGACTTTAGTGGAACCGCCGGCGACAACCCGTGCCCCGACGGTGTCACCACCAATTGCGACGACAACTGCCCGCTGAACGCCAACCCGGGCCAGGAAGATGGGGACGGCGACCTGATCGGTGACGTCTGCGACAGCTGCCCCAACGACGCGGCCAACGATGTCGACGCCGATGGCGTGTGCGGCGATGTGGACAACTGTCCGACGAACGCCAACACCCCACAGACCGATTCCGACAGCGACGGCGCTGGCGACGTCTGCGACCCGTGCCCCAACGACGCCGACGACGATATCGACAGCGATGGTCTCTGCGGCGATGTGGACAACTGCCCCGCCATCGGCAATCCCGGTCAGGCGGATGGGGATAGCGACGGGCTGGGCGATGTCTGCGACGCCTGCCCCAACGACCCGGGGAACGATGAGGACTCCGACGGCCTTTGCGGCGATGTCGACAACTGCCCGACGGTCTCCAACGTCTCACAGACCGATGGCGACAGCGACACGATCGGTGACGCCTGCGACGCTTGCCCCAACGATGCCAACAACGACATTGATGGAGATACGGTCTGCGGGGATGTGGACAACTGTCCGACAACATCCAACGTCGCTCAGACCGACACGGACAGCGACACGCTTGGCGACGCCTGCGACACCTGCCCCAACGATGCCAACAACGACATCGATGGCGACACGATCTGCGGCGATGTGGACAACTGCCCAACGACGGCCAACACACCGCAGACCGACACCGACAGCGACACGCTGGGCGACGTCTGCGACACCTGTCCCAACGACGCCAACAACGACATTGATGGTGACACGGTCTGCGGTGACGTGGACAACTGCCCGACGACGTCCAACGTCGGCCAGGTCGACACGGACAGCGACACCCTGGGCGATGCCTGCGACACCTGCCCCAACGATGCCAACAACGACATCGATGGTGACACCGTCTGTGGCGACGTGGACAACTGCCCAACGACATCGAACGTCAGTCAGACCGACACCGACAGCGACACGCTGGGCGACGCCTGCGACACCTGCCCCAACGATGCCAACAACGATATCGATGGCGACACGATCTGCGGCGATGTGGACAACTGCCCAACGACGGCGAACACACCGCAGACCGACACCGACAGCGACACGCTGGGCGACGCCTGCGACACCTGTCCCAACGACGCCAACAACGACATCGACGGTGACACGATCTGCGGTGACGTGGACAACTGCCCGACTACGTCGAATGTCAGTCAGACTGACACCGATAGCGACACCCTGGGCGACGCCTGCGACACCTGCCCCAACGACGCCAACAACGACATCGATGGTGACACGGTCTGTGGCGACGTGGACAACTGCCCAACGACATCGAACGTCAGTCAGACCGACACCGACAGCGACACGCTGGGCGACGCCTGCGACACCTGCCCCAACGATGCCAACAACGACATCGATGGTGACACGATCTGCGGTGACGTGGATAACTGTCCGACGACGTCCAACGTCGGCCAGGCCGACACCGACAGCGACACGCTGGGCGACGCCTGCGACACCTGTCCCAACGACGAAAACAACGACATCGATGGCGACACGGTCTGCGGTGACGTGGACAACTGCCCAACGACATCGAACGTCAGTCAGACCGACACCGACAGCGACACGCTGGGCGACGTCTGCGACACCTGTCCCAACGATGCCAACAACGACATCGATGGTGACACCGT is a window encoding:
- a CDS encoding thrombospondin type 3 repeat-containing protein, with the translated sequence MQRSLPGRWLPLAMMLLGCCLVASAQTTVYVDDDACPGSGDGSSGSPYCEIQEGVCAIRVAGGTVMVRPGTYLESIRMLGGVSVVSTDGPAVTTIDATGRPCIRQSDCLPSTINLTCSAVVFGSGTLATDRLEGFRITGGDGLFRDFGAGTPPNAVTGAGVFVFDSSPIITNNEIVTNDLSHGGTKYFFGGGVYLFGSSYATPTNPVVTYNLIEDNSANSPQGQNQNNISYSWAGGLYIGQNVEAVVTDNTIRQNKSGDISRNHQIALGGGIVSYGLVPGMGPNISRNVIVDNEAADRGGGLFLGTIYSGSTYFPTQGLFDSNVFDQNVGGFLGGGVYVGTSAAEFHNNTLTDNTAEFGGGAAIGPANDPGSETSFINNIIVFNTATPNDGGGIAISGSSDPEIRYNDLFGNTPDNIGLDKVDGDYIGSDNNISLDPLFVDFNLATRDLHLSAASPVIDEGDNTVAGAIDLDGNPRVQDGIGDESAVVDLGAFEYELPPPPDDDSDGIFNDGDFSGTAGDNPCPDGVTTNCDDNCPLNANPGQEDGDGDLIGDVCDSCPNDAANDVDADGVCGDVDNCPTNANTPQTDSDSDGAGDVCDPCPNDADDDIDSDGLCGDVDNCPAIGNPGQADGDSDGLGDVCDACPNDPGNDEDSDGLCGDVDNCPTVSNVSQTDGDSDTIGDACDACPNDANNDIDGDTVCGDVDNCPTTSNVAQTDTDSDTLGDACDTCPNDANNDIDGDTICGDVDNCPTTANTPQTDTDSDTLGDVCDTCPNDANNDIDGDTVCGDVDNCPTTSNVGQVDTDSDTLGDACDTCPNDANNDIDGDTVCGDVDNCPTTSNVSQTDTDSDTLGDACDTCPNDANNDIDGDTICGDVDNCPTTANTPQTDTDSDTLGDACDTCPNDANNDIDGDTICGDVDNCPTTSNVSQTDTDSDTLGDACDTCPNDANNDIDGDTVCGDVDNCPTTSNVSQTDTDSDTLGDACDTCPNDANNDIDGDTICGDVDNCPTTSNVGQADTDSDTLGDACDTCPNDENNDIDGDTVCGDVDNCPTTSNVSQTDTDSDTLGDVCDTCPNDANNDIDGDTVCGDVDNCPTTSNVAQTDTDSDTLGDACDTCPNDANNDIDGDTVCGDVDNCPTTSNVAQTDTDSDTLGDACD